From Selenomonas ruminantium AC2024, a single genomic window includes:
- a CDS encoding MurR/RpiR family transcriptional regulator has product MKDQVLPILRSAYEDLTKSEKKIADYITGHKDEIMGQTVAEIAKNTANSEITISRFCKKLGFSGLQGLKIALATELSAAGEQSYQDINKTDDEAAVAGKIFRNITDGLQDTLKILDFSLIAAAVDLLQSARRVAIYGFGNSATVCQDMETRLLRFGMAVQAFDDVHMQVTSAALLDARDVVIAVSHTGANKDILESLRIARQNGVKIIAITSYAQSELARNADIALVGMGREVHYRSEAAASRLVHMAIGDILYTCLAMKMPEQYHANLQKMREVIAARRL; this is encoded by the coding sequence ATGAAGGATCAGGTTTTACCGATTTTACGCAGTGCTTATGAGGATTTGACAAAATCGGAAAAAAAAATAGCCGATTATATAACCGGCCATAAGGATGAGATTATGGGGCAGACAGTGGCGGAAATTGCCAAAAACACCGCCAACTCGGAAATTACGATTTCCCGCTTTTGTAAGAAGTTGGGATTCAGCGGTCTGCAGGGATTGAAGATTGCATTGGCCACGGAACTGTCGGCGGCAGGTGAACAGTCCTATCAGGACATTAATAAGACGGATGATGAGGCCGCTGTGGCGGGTAAGATTTTCCGTAATATCACAGATGGTCTGCAAGATACATTGAAGATTTTGGATTTTTCCCTGATTGCAGCAGCGGTGGATCTTTTACAGTCAGCCCGCCGGGTGGCCATTTATGGTTTTGGTAATTCAGCCACGGTCTGTCAGGACATGGAAACGCGCCTTTTGCGTTTTGGCATGGCCGTACAGGCTTTCGATGATGTGCATATGCAGGTGACTTCAGCCGCGTTACTGGATGCCCGCGACGTGGTGATTGCCGTTTCCCATACGGGCGCGAACAAGGATATTTTGGAATCCTTGCGCATAGCCCGCCAAAATGGGGTGAAAATCATTGCGATCACGAGCTATGCACAGTCGGAACTGGCCCGCAATGCCGATATTGCGCTGGTGGGCATGGGGCGGGAGGTCCATTACCGTTCGGAAGCGGCGGCCTCACGGCTGGTGCATATGGCTATCGGCGATATCCTTTATACCTGTCTGGCTATGAAAATGCCAGAGCAGTACCATGCCAATCTGCAGAAGATGCGTGAAGTCATTGCGGCCCGCCGCTTGTAA